From a region of the Theobroma cacao cultivar B97-61/B2 chromosome 8, Criollo_cocoa_genome_V2, whole genome shotgun sequence genome:
- the LOC18592331 gene encoding sister chromatid cohesion protein PDS5 homolog A isoform X1 produces MDESSLQLISGIGAKLEQLTRPSKDVIVKSLRKVVSVLSQIEQPSVVEVATKALVVGKLEDVTKPLRKSIVKHGLSNHTDKDVRLLVAICVSEFFRILAPQPPFADKYLRDMFKLILSMFMELADTTSAFFSRRVKILETVAQCKCCVIMLDIDCSDLILEMFNIFFSVVREHHQQSLINDILSIMTHILNEEVSHQLTDVILRNLVQESKGATSAASQLAASVIQSCAEKLQPFVCGFLTSCSLDRDAVGSELKEFYHEIVLKLFQCAPEMLNAIIPNLTQELMTDQVDVRIKAVNLIGKLLLRPEYRLAQRYHALFVEFLKRLCDKSSEVRVTALQCAKACYLANPSGIESHELLTAIEDRLLDFDDKVRMQAVIVACELAGSNLKYISSKLISEVIERLRDKKISVRKKALQKVMEVYRDYCNKCAEGHITMCDHFEQIPCKVLMLCYDKDCKEFRSQNIELVVAEELFPVLLPVEERARHWIHLFSLFSPLHVKALSAILSQKRRLQTEMRNYLAIRKEKENSSEDMKKKLKSSFVKMSASFPDPSKAEECFDKLSQMKDNNIFTSLGLLLDEVTLKNALVIRDKFLKVIGDKHPHFEFLQLLSSKCSFNIFDSEHVCCILSLISTSGLGSNNLEAFSIELLLVIISNFPSLMRGSELQFRLLFEEKYLIHDKIIQVLAKVGSHISVNFSDFYPVLKKICLEGTRTQSKYAVSAIASLIDVPKQYVFTELCEELVDSLHSGQNIATVLQSLGCIAQYSVSTFEDLDQEITQHVYKNIFQAKSLDDLSVTEDSSGCTVTCKLKIYGLKMLVKSFLPHRGSQVNRQINPLLGILLKMLQKGDMFDNIFSCTYGDPLDLGLHKGSASDKAYIRLAAAKSVLQLSRRWDLHISPDIFRFTILMAKDSSSFVRRLFLDKTHKLLKEHVIPIRYACAFTLATSDSLKDLQHDSFKYMVEFIKEYSREARIRQTSMSQGGSIMDFPAYIVVFLIHLLVHDAGFPSEDCQDEAMYAQFCGPLLSFLNASMNSSVVDGDLDLVNNAALYLNYIFRAIKRAKDAVDAQRTPRLHFLADIGISAVNSLHRNGISSVCTLGTILLPSSLYKITPMESEEANLKFLTQSFVERVVHVFKSQVSLPVGSVHKRGRKCHEDGTLNMVLGKQVDFSTCGALETHKRSTRMETSSGRRRGHVVPPNALVSIGSHNKGFTEELEYGASNSSEAALEKRQPFSSSGSVTQKPSQMESQVSTQKFERSNALKGNIGAGKIINAEASNSRKVKFNIASKELPSANEVLIGQRIKVWSTFDSCFHSGTVDDFNPENNTHKITCDNGEVEILCLDSESWETISDCSLTEREVVPSDKANTLHLRQCGKDTLDKFRGDANQQSKTKLNMEDRKFRSRKVPLSEKRKKGQILSRDLSSVSEIINIDEDAVAKRTRRRKL; encoded by the exons AAAGTTGTGAGTGTGTTGTCGCAAATAGAGCAGCCTTCAGTTGTTGAAGTTGCCACAAAGGCGCTAGTTGTGGGAAAACTGGAAGATGTCACAAAGCCTTTGAGGAAATCTATTGTTAAGCACGGTCTATCTAACCACACTGATAAAGATGTTAGACTTTTGGTGGCCATTTGTGTCAGTGAATTTTTTCGGATCCTGGCACCTCAACCACCTTTTGCAGATAAATATCTTAGG GATATGTTTAAACTCATTCTCAGCATGTTCATGGAGCTTGCTGATACTACCAGCGCATTCTTCTCAAGGAGGGTTAAGATATTGGAGACTGTTGCTCAATGTAaatgttgtgtgataatgCTGGATATTGACTGCAGTGATTTGATTCTTGAgatgtttaatatttttttctcggTTGTGAG AGAACACCATCAACAGAGTTTAATCAATGATATTTTGTCTATAATGACTCATATTTTAAACGAGGAAGTGTCTCACCAGCTTACGGACGTAATTTTGCGAAATCTTGTACAAGAGAGTAAG GGTGCAACTTCTGCAGCTTCTCAGCTTGCTGCCTCTGTTATCCAAAGTTGTGCAGAAAAGCTTCAGCCCTTTGTTTGTGGATTTTTAACATCTTGCTCCTTGGATAGAGATGCTGTAGGGAGTGAGCTCAAAGAATTCTATCATGAGATTGTGTTAAAACTTTTTCAATGTGCTCCTGAGATGCTTAATGCTATTATCCCCAACTTAACCCAGGAATTAATG ACTGATCAGGTTGATGTCCGAATAAAAGCTGTTAATCTAATTGGAAAACTTCTTTTACGACCTGAATACCGTCTTGCACAAAGATATCATGCTCTCTTTGTAGAGTTCTTGAAAAGATTATGTGACAAATCTTCAGAAGTTAGAGTGACTGCTCTACAATGTGCTAAAGCTTGTTACTTGGCCAATCCCTCAGGGATAGAATCCCATGAACTTCTCA CTGCCATTGAAGATCGACTGTTGGACTTTGATGATAAAGTGAGAATGCAGGCAGTGATTGTTGCCTGTGAGCTTGCTGGGTCTAACCTTAAATATATTTCATCCAAACTAATATCTGAGGTTATAGAGAGGCTTAGGGATAAGAAG ATTTCTGTTAGAAAGAAAGCCCTGCAGAAAGTGATGGAAGTATATCGAGATTATTGTAACAAGTGTGCAGAAGGCCACATCACAATGTGTGATCACTTTGAGCAGATTCCATGCAAAGTCTTGATGCTTTGCTATGATAAAGATTGCAAAGAATTCAG GTCCCAAAACATAGAACTTGTTGTTGCAGAGGAATTATTTCCGGTGCTTCTTCCAGTTGAAGAGAGGGCAAGACACTGGATCcatttgttttctctttttagcCCTTTGCATGTGAAGGCCCTGAGTGCTATTTTATCTCAGAAACGAAG GTTGCAAACTGAAATGCGGAATTATTTGGCCATACGGAAAGAGAAG GAGAATAGTTCAGAGGATatgaagaagaaattgaagagttcttttgttaaaatGTCAGCTTCATTCCCAGATCCTTCCAAAGCTGAAGAGTGCTTTGATAAATTGAGTCAGATGAAGGACAACAACATTTTCACTTCACTGGGCCTGTTGCTGGATGAAGTGACACTTAAAAATGCCCTGGTGATAAGA GATAAATTCCTTAAAGTGATAGGAGATAAACATCCACATTTTGAGTTTTTGCAGTTGCTCTCCTCAAAATGCTCGTTTAATATATTTGACTCAGAGCATGTTTGTTGCATTCTCAGTCTCATTTCCACTAGTGGGTTGGGAAGCAATAATTTGGAGGCTTTTTCTATTGAACTACTCCTG GTTATCATCAGCAATTTCCCATCTCTCATGAGGGGTTCAGAATTGCAGTTTCGTCTGTTGTTTGAAGAGAAATATCTGATTCATGATAAGATCATTCAAGTTTTAGCGAAAGTGGGGTCTCATATCTCTGTCAATTTCAG TGATTTTTACCCTGTTTTGAAGAAGATCTGTCTTGAGGGAACTCGTACTCAGTCAAAATATGCTGTTTCTGCAATTGCTTCATTAATAGATGTGCCTAAGCAATATGTTTTCACAGAATTATGTGAG GAACTTGTGGATTCTCTACATAGCGGGCAGAATATTGCGACTGTTTTGCAGTCTTTGGGCTGTATTGCCCAATATTCGGTTTCAACTTTTGAAGATCTTGATCAAGAAATCACACAACAtgtctataaaaatatttttcag GCAAAGTCATTGGATGATCTTTCTGTCACTGAGGATAGCTCTGGGTGTACTGTTACTTGCAAATTAAAG ATTTATGGGCTTAAGATGCTTGTCAAGAGTTTTTTGCCACATCGAGGATCTCAGGTCAATAGACAAATTAATCCATTGTTGGGCATTTTGTTGAAGATGCTCCAGAAGGGTGACATgtttgataatattttttcatg TACATATGGAGATCCATTGGACCTTGGGCTACACAAAGGCAG TGCAAGTGACAAGGCTTATATAAGATTGGCTGCTGCAAAATCTGTTCTCCAGCTTTCTAGAAGATGGGACCTACATATTTCTCCTGATATTTTTCGCTTCACAATTTTGATGGCAAAG gattcttcttcttttgtcaGGAGATTATTTCTTGATAAAACACACAAGCTGTTGAAGGAACATGTTATACCTATAAGATATGCTTGTGCCTTCACTCTGGCCACTTCTGATAGCCTCAAGGACCTACAGCATGAT TCATTCAAATATATGGTGGAATTTATCAAGGAATACAGTAGAGAAGCTCGAATACGCCAAACATCCATGTCGCAGGGAGGGTCAATTATGGATTTCCCAGCATACATAGTGGTATTCTTGATCCATCTTCTTGTGCATGATGCAGGCTTCCCATCTGAAGATTGTCAGGATGAAGCAATGTATGCTCAATTTTGCGG TCCACTTCTTTCATTCCTAAACGCATCAATGAACTCCAGTGTCGTTGATGGTGATTTGGATCTTGTTAATAATGCTGCCTTGtatttgaattatatatttcGTGCTATTAAAAGAGCTAAGGACGCTGTTGATGCTCAGAGAACTCCT AGGCTGCACTTTCTAGCAGACATTGGAATTTCTGCTGTAAATTCCTTACATCGAAATGGCATCTCATCTGTTTGCACACTGGGAACGATCTTGCTTCCATcatcattatataaaataactCCTATGGAAAGTGAAGAG gctaatttgaaatttcttacTCAAAGTTTTGTTGAGAGGGTAGTTCACGTTTTCAAGTCGCAAGTCTCTCTG CCAGTTGGCTCTGTTCATAAACGTGGTCGAAAGTGTCATGAGGATGGTACTTTGAACATGGTATTGGGCAAGCAAGTTGATTTTTCAACTTGTGGGGCACTTGAAACCCATAAGAGATCTACAAGGATGGAAACCAGTTCAGGACGTAGGCGAGGACATGTTGTTCCTCCAAATGCACTGGTATCTATTGGATCCCATAATAAGGGTTTTACTGAGGAGCTGGAATATGGTGCATCTAACAGTTCCGAAGCAGCTTTAGAAAAACGTcaacctttttcttcttctggtTCTGTCACTCAGAAACCTTCTCAGATGGAATCACAAGTTTCAACTCAGAAATTTGAAAGAAGTAATGCTTTGAAAGGAAATATTGGGGCAGGTAAGATTATTAATGCTGAAGCTTCCAATAGTCGCAAAGTGAAGTTCAATATTGCTtcaaaa GAATTGCCTAGTGCAAATGAGGTATTAATTGGACAGCGGATCAAAGTATGGTCTACCTTTGATAGCTG TTTTCATTCGGGCACTGTGGATGACTTTAACCCTGAAAACAACACTCACAAG ATCACATGTGATAATGGGGAAGTTGAAATATTATGCTTGGACAGTGAGAGCTGGGAGACAATAAGTGACTGTTCCTTGACAGAGAGG GAGGTTGTACCGTCAGATAAGGCAAACACCTTGCATTTGCGGCAATG TGGCAAAGACACACTTGATAAATTTAGAGGTGATGCTAATCAACAGTCGAAGACGAAATTAAATATGGAGGATAGAAAGTTTCGTAGCAGAAAAGTTCCCTTGTCTG agaagagaaagaagggACAGATTTTATCCAGAGACTTGTCATCAGTGTCAGAAATTATCAATATAGATGAAGATGCT GTCGCTAAAAGAACTCGGAGAAGGAAATTATAA
- the LOC18592331 gene encoding sister chromatid cohesion protein PDS5 homolog A isoform X3 gives MDESSLQLISGIGAKLEQLTRPSKDVIVKSLRKVVSVLSQIEQPSVVEVATKALVVGKLEDVTKPLRKSIVKHGLSNHTDKDVRLLVAICVSEFFRILAPQPPFADKYLRDMFKLILSMFMELADTTSAFFSRRVKILETVAQCKCCVIMLDIDCSDLILEMFNIFFSVVREHHQQSLINDILSIMTHILNEEVSHQLTDVILRNLVQESKGATSAASQLAASVIQSCAEKLQPFVCGFLTSCSLDRDAVGSELKEFYHEIVLKLFQCAPEMLNAIIPNLTQELMTDQVDVRIKAVNLIGKLLLRPEYRLAQRYHALFVEFLKRLCDKSSEVRVTALQCAKACYLANPSGIESHELLTAIEDRLLDFDDKVRMQAVIVACELAGSNLKYISSKLISEVIERLRDKKISVRKKALQKVMEVYRDYCNKCAEGHITMCDHFEQIPCKVLMLCYDKDCKEFRSQNIELVVAEELFPVLLPVEERARHWIHLFSLFSPLHVKALSAILSQKRRLQTEMRNYLAIRKEKENSSEDMKKKLKSSFVKMSASFPDPSKAEECFDKLSQMKDNNIFTSLGLLLDEVTLKNALVIRDKFLKVIGDKHPHFEFLQLLSSKCSFNIFDSEHVCCILSLISTSGLGSNNLEAFSIELLLVIISNFPSLMRGSELQFRLLFEEKYLIHDKIIQVLAKVGSHISVNFSDFYPVLKKICLEGTRTQSKYAVSAIASLIDVPKQYVFTELCEELVDSLHSGQNIATVLQSLGCIAQYSVSTFEDLDQEITQHVYKNIFQAKSLDDLSVTEDSSGCTVTCKLKIYGLKMLVKSFLPHRGSQVNRQINPLLGILLKMLQKGDMFDNIFSCTYGDPLDLGLHKGSASDKAYIRLAAAKSVLQLSRRWDLHISPDIFRFTILMAKDSSSFVRRLFLDKTHKLLKEHVIPIRYACAFTLATSDSLKDLQHDSFKYMVEFIKEYSREARIRQTSMSQGGSIMDFPAYIVVFLIHLLVHDAGFPSEDCQDEAMYAQFCGPLLSFLNASMNSSVVDGDLDLVNNAALYLNYIFRAIKRAKDAVDAQRTPRLHFLADIGISAVNSLHRNGISSVCTLGTILLPSSLYKITPMESEEANLKFLTQSFVERVVHVFKSQVSLPVGSVHKRGRKCHEDGTLNMVLGKQVDFSTCGALETHKRSTRMETSSGRRRGHVVPPNALVSIGSHNKGFTEELEYGASNSSEAALEKRQPFSSSGSVTQKPSQMESQVSTQKFERSNALKGNIGAGKIINAEASNSRKVKFNIASKELPSANEVLIGQRIKVWSTFDSCFHSGTVDDFNPENNTHKITCDNGEVEILCLDSESWETISDCSLTEREVVPSDKANTLHLRQCGKDTLDKFRGDANQQSKTKLNMEDRKFRSRKVPLSEKEGTDFIQRLVISVRNYQYR, from the exons AAAGTTGTGAGTGTGTTGTCGCAAATAGAGCAGCCTTCAGTTGTTGAAGTTGCCACAAAGGCGCTAGTTGTGGGAAAACTGGAAGATGTCACAAAGCCTTTGAGGAAATCTATTGTTAAGCACGGTCTATCTAACCACACTGATAAAGATGTTAGACTTTTGGTGGCCATTTGTGTCAGTGAATTTTTTCGGATCCTGGCACCTCAACCACCTTTTGCAGATAAATATCTTAGG GATATGTTTAAACTCATTCTCAGCATGTTCATGGAGCTTGCTGATACTACCAGCGCATTCTTCTCAAGGAGGGTTAAGATATTGGAGACTGTTGCTCAATGTAaatgttgtgtgataatgCTGGATATTGACTGCAGTGATTTGATTCTTGAgatgtttaatatttttttctcggTTGTGAG AGAACACCATCAACAGAGTTTAATCAATGATATTTTGTCTATAATGACTCATATTTTAAACGAGGAAGTGTCTCACCAGCTTACGGACGTAATTTTGCGAAATCTTGTACAAGAGAGTAAG GGTGCAACTTCTGCAGCTTCTCAGCTTGCTGCCTCTGTTATCCAAAGTTGTGCAGAAAAGCTTCAGCCCTTTGTTTGTGGATTTTTAACATCTTGCTCCTTGGATAGAGATGCTGTAGGGAGTGAGCTCAAAGAATTCTATCATGAGATTGTGTTAAAACTTTTTCAATGTGCTCCTGAGATGCTTAATGCTATTATCCCCAACTTAACCCAGGAATTAATG ACTGATCAGGTTGATGTCCGAATAAAAGCTGTTAATCTAATTGGAAAACTTCTTTTACGACCTGAATACCGTCTTGCACAAAGATATCATGCTCTCTTTGTAGAGTTCTTGAAAAGATTATGTGACAAATCTTCAGAAGTTAGAGTGACTGCTCTACAATGTGCTAAAGCTTGTTACTTGGCCAATCCCTCAGGGATAGAATCCCATGAACTTCTCA CTGCCATTGAAGATCGACTGTTGGACTTTGATGATAAAGTGAGAATGCAGGCAGTGATTGTTGCCTGTGAGCTTGCTGGGTCTAACCTTAAATATATTTCATCCAAACTAATATCTGAGGTTATAGAGAGGCTTAGGGATAAGAAG ATTTCTGTTAGAAAGAAAGCCCTGCAGAAAGTGATGGAAGTATATCGAGATTATTGTAACAAGTGTGCAGAAGGCCACATCACAATGTGTGATCACTTTGAGCAGATTCCATGCAAAGTCTTGATGCTTTGCTATGATAAAGATTGCAAAGAATTCAG GTCCCAAAACATAGAACTTGTTGTTGCAGAGGAATTATTTCCGGTGCTTCTTCCAGTTGAAGAGAGGGCAAGACACTGGATCcatttgttttctctttttagcCCTTTGCATGTGAAGGCCCTGAGTGCTATTTTATCTCAGAAACGAAG GTTGCAAACTGAAATGCGGAATTATTTGGCCATACGGAAAGAGAAG GAGAATAGTTCAGAGGATatgaagaagaaattgaagagttcttttgttaaaatGTCAGCTTCATTCCCAGATCCTTCCAAAGCTGAAGAGTGCTTTGATAAATTGAGTCAGATGAAGGACAACAACATTTTCACTTCACTGGGCCTGTTGCTGGATGAAGTGACACTTAAAAATGCCCTGGTGATAAGA GATAAATTCCTTAAAGTGATAGGAGATAAACATCCACATTTTGAGTTTTTGCAGTTGCTCTCCTCAAAATGCTCGTTTAATATATTTGACTCAGAGCATGTTTGTTGCATTCTCAGTCTCATTTCCACTAGTGGGTTGGGAAGCAATAATTTGGAGGCTTTTTCTATTGAACTACTCCTG GTTATCATCAGCAATTTCCCATCTCTCATGAGGGGTTCAGAATTGCAGTTTCGTCTGTTGTTTGAAGAGAAATATCTGATTCATGATAAGATCATTCAAGTTTTAGCGAAAGTGGGGTCTCATATCTCTGTCAATTTCAG TGATTTTTACCCTGTTTTGAAGAAGATCTGTCTTGAGGGAACTCGTACTCAGTCAAAATATGCTGTTTCTGCAATTGCTTCATTAATAGATGTGCCTAAGCAATATGTTTTCACAGAATTATGTGAG GAACTTGTGGATTCTCTACATAGCGGGCAGAATATTGCGACTGTTTTGCAGTCTTTGGGCTGTATTGCCCAATATTCGGTTTCAACTTTTGAAGATCTTGATCAAGAAATCACACAACAtgtctataaaaatatttttcag GCAAAGTCATTGGATGATCTTTCTGTCACTGAGGATAGCTCTGGGTGTACTGTTACTTGCAAATTAAAG ATTTATGGGCTTAAGATGCTTGTCAAGAGTTTTTTGCCACATCGAGGATCTCAGGTCAATAGACAAATTAATCCATTGTTGGGCATTTTGTTGAAGATGCTCCAGAAGGGTGACATgtttgataatattttttcatg TACATATGGAGATCCATTGGACCTTGGGCTACACAAAGGCAG TGCAAGTGACAAGGCTTATATAAGATTGGCTGCTGCAAAATCTGTTCTCCAGCTTTCTAGAAGATGGGACCTACATATTTCTCCTGATATTTTTCGCTTCACAATTTTGATGGCAAAG gattcttcttcttttgtcaGGAGATTATTTCTTGATAAAACACACAAGCTGTTGAAGGAACATGTTATACCTATAAGATATGCTTGTGCCTTCACTCTGGCCACTTCTGATAGCCTCAAGGACCTACAGCATGAT TCATTCAAATATATGGTGGAATTTATCAAGGAATACAGTAGAGAAGCTCGAATACGCCAAACATCCATGTCGCAGGGAGGGTCAATTATGGATTTCCCAGCATACATAGTGGTATTCTTGATCCATCTTCTTGTGCATGATGCAGGCTTCCCATCTGAAGATTGTCAGGATGAAGCAATGTATGCTCAATTTTGCGG TCCACTTCTTTCATTCCTAAACGCATCAATGAACTCCAGTGTCGTTGATGGTGATTTGGATCTTGTTAATAATGCTGCCTTGtatttgaattatatatttcGTGCTATTAAAAGAGCTAAGGACGCTGTTGATGCTCAGAGAACTCCT AGGCTGCACTTTCTAGCAGACATTGGAATTTCTGCTGTAAATTCCTTACATCGAAATGGCATCTCATCTGTTTGCACACTGGGAACGATCTTGCTTCCATcatcattatataaaataactCCTATGGAAAGTGAAGAG gctaatttgaaatttcttacTCAAAGTTTTGTTGAGAGGGTAGTTCACGTTTTCAAGTCGCAAGTCTCTCTG CCAGTTGGCTCTGTTCATAAACGTGGTCGAAAGTGTCATGAGGATGGTACTTTGAACATGGTATTGGGCAAGCAAGTTGATTTTTCAACTTGTGGGGCACTTGAAACCCATAAGAGATCTACAAGGATGGAAACCAGTTCAGGACGTAGGCGAGGACATGTTGTTCCTCCAAATGCACTGGTATCTATTGGATCCCATAATAAGGGTTTTACTGAGGAGCTGGAATATGGTGCATCTAACAGTTCCGAAGCAGCTTTAGAAAAACGTcaacctttttcttcttctggtTCTGTCACTCAGAAACCTTCTCAGATGGAATCACAAGTTTCAACTCAGAAATTTGAAAGAAGTAATGCTTTGAAAGGAAATATTGGGGCAGGTAAGATTATTAATGCTGAAGCTTCCAATAGTCGCAAAGTGAAGTTCAATATTGCTtcaaaa GAATTGCCTAGTGCAAATGAGGTATTAATTGGACAGCGGATCAAAGTATGGTCTACCTTTGATAGCTG TTTTCATTCGGGCACTGTGGATGACTTTAACCCTGAAAACAACACTCACAAG ATCACATGTGATAATGGGGAAGTTGAAATATTATGCTTGGACAGTGAGAGCTGGGAGACAATAAGTGACTGTTCCTTGACAGAGAGG GAGGTTGTACCGTCAGATAAGGCAAACACCTTGCATTTGCGGCAATG TGGCAAAGACACACTTGATAAATTTAGAGGTGATGCTAATCAACAGTCGAAGACGAAATTAAATATGGAGGATAGAAAGTTTCGTAGCAGAAAAGTTCCCTTGTCTG agaaagaagggACAGATTTTATCCAGAGACTTGTCATCAGTGTCAGAAATTATCAATATAGATGA